Proteins from a single region of Plasmodium gaboni strain SY75 chromosome 2, whole genome shotgun sequence:
- a CDS encoding hypothetical protein (conserved Plasmodium protein, unknown function), which yields MFILYIIFVVIPFLIFAYIIYKNVCKIINENKKRNEFFGYLNGDNKQYNLYENFTKKYEIEKYKYYLKVERGIQADYQTNILEDPNVDKYEIDKQNEQYLENILDEVYKDDKFLEDSEMNDPEKSWMRKLSNEDVVKLKVLLLKKAIYFLPVCNKIFQDKNKKGRLYNNYYMDDNMSKQLDGQCEEFLEEFNFILHEANCLSDKWGDTIISDAYRIYHHNKAKAEEEKKKKEELKNLLKKQKLKEKKLKETTEKANLLANEIIEEENSKKKKKKSK from the exons atgttcatattatacataatttttgttgttattccatttttaatatttgcttatatcatatataaaaatgtatgtAAAATCATcaatgaaaataaaaaaagaaatgaatTCTTTGGTTACCTAAATGGTGATAATAAACAGTATAACCTTTATGAAAActttacaaaaaaatacGAAATcgaaaaatataaatattatttaaaagtAGAAAGAGGTATACAAGCTGATTACCAAACAAATATACTAGAAGATCCAAATGTTGACAAATATGAAATAGATAAACAAAACGAACAatatttagaaaatatattagatGAGGTTTATAAAGATGATAAATTTTTAGAAGACAGTGAAATGAACGACCCAGAAAAAAGTTGGATGAG AAAATTATCCAACGAAGATGTTGTCAAATTAAAGGtcttattattaaaaaaagctatttattttttaccTGTGTGcaataaaatatttcaagataaaaataaaaaaggtagattatataataactaCTATATGGATGATAATATGTCCAAACAATTAGACGGG CAATGTGAAGAATTTCTGGAAgaatttaattttatattacacGAGGCTAACTGTTTATCAGATAAATGGG GTGATACCATCATTTCAGATGCCTATAGAATTTATCATCACAACAAGGCCAAGGCAGAAGAAgagaaaaagaaaaaagagGAACTGAAAAATTTGTtgaaaaaacaaaaactcaaagaaaaaaaactaAAAGAGACAACCGAAAAGGCAAACCTTTTAGCTAATGAGATAATTGAA gaAGAGAATTcgaagaagaaaaagaaaaaaagcAAATAA
- a CDS encoding hypothetical protein (conserved Plasmodium protein, unknown function), whose protein sequence is MNEINTKTFQNEMILNSLLLNLEGSDTNINPKKKIEQTNLEKCEKASILLDNPSIFEDLDIIEDNNIYPTMNEQQKGLNLCNYVNLKNTKLLNDKNYYNQCDKVFDLTKYQNKNIKKKILFDNNPKESYCDNSDVNLCYKNLNSETQCNNINVNNLNKENYTETCEEYFNNSCEGDNLTCSGILEKYEQDRMEEIHMNFETNKKYNNYIKKEHNFNDIQNGNNIVNYEQKDNTYIFNLSSGKNEMNRKTKQKFYLDEHVELAKNKIKNKAEVVVYKNEMGNNYIERDIKTNLNNFLIKENTLFCVENVEENDKRNKKNKRNIKYYMKNGLKNIPKEDAKEKYINMKEFEDKIKEIHNEYELKYEDIIKQYDEDNIKNKKLVNNIHMKYMNMKNELIKTQKEIIHIKEENNKLKEELKITPEQIIESNIVDSYKNKLEEYIFLTRHKDLKIKNLEEELNKEKKCIEEKEKKIYAISEQKNNLRNMNILLKKDTMNFEKKLENMRKINEELKQIIIYKEIKISYFINILNIIDEAILDDNNVKNGRNKIKKDNKQKMELDPIKNMNKKIIIKSIVHKIKDINQKIKTHNQVMNTIENRGNHNVNKNQEILKNSDNLIKDINKRNQSELFNNYFDSTSFSLTEKEYILGNENKELKTFFSNVELDKDQEFDLSKSETRKEIQVKENIEELSNKG, encoded by the coding sequence atgaatgaaATCAATACGAAAACATTTCAAAATGAAATGATCTTAAACTCCTTGTTACTAAATTTAGAGGGTAGTGATACAAATATCAAtcctaaaaaaaaaatagagCAAACTAACCTTGAAAAATGTGAGAAAGCATCAATATTATTGGATAATCCAAGCATATTTGAAGATCTAGATATAATAGAAgacaataatatatatcctACAATGAATGAACAACAAAAAGGATTAAATTTATGCAATTATGttaatttaaaaaacacaaaacttttaaatgataaaaattattataatcaaTGTGACAAAGTTTTTGATCTAACaaaatatcaaaataaaaatatcaaaaaaaaaattttatttgataataatCCAAAGGAGTCATATTGTGATAATAGTGATGTAAATTTATGTTATAAGAATTTAAATTCTGAGACACAgtgtaataatataaatgttaataatctgaataaagaaaattacACAGAAACATGTgaagaatattttaataattcatgTGAAGGAGATAACCTGACCTGTTCAGGTATtttagaaaaatatgaacaagACAGGATGGAAGAAATTCATATGAATTTTGAAACTAACAAAAAGTACaacaattatataaaaaaagaacataATTTTAATGATATACAAAATGGGAATAATATTGTGAACTATGAGCAGAAGgataatacatatatatttaatttaagtagtggaaaaaatgaaatgaaCCGAAAAACGaaacaaaaattttatttagATGAACATGTAGAGCTAGcgaaaaataaaataaaaaataaagcAGAGGTCgttgtatataaaaatgaaatggGAAATAACTATATTGAAAGAGATATTAAAACAAACcttaataattttttaattaaagAGAACACATTATTCTGTGTGGAAAATGTggaagaaaatgataaaagaaataaaaaaaataaaaggaatataaaatattatatgaaaaatggattaaaaaatataccTAAAGAAGATGcaaaggaaaaatatattaatatgaaagaatttgaagataaaataaaggaaATACACAATGAATATGAACTAAAGTATgaagatattataaaacaatatgatgaagataatataaaaaataagaaattagtaaataatatacacatgaaatatatgaacatgaaaaatgaattaataaaaacacaaaaggaaattatacatataaaagAAGAGAATAATAAACTAAAAGAGGAATTAAAAATTACACCTGAACAAATTATTGAAAGTAATATTGTAGACAGttataagaataaattAGAAGAATACATTTTTTTGACGAGGCATAAAGATctaaaaattaaaaatttagaGGAAGAGTtgaataaagaaaaaaagtgtatagaagaaaaggaaaaaaaaatttacgCCATATctgaacaaaaaaataatttacgcaatatgaatatattattaaaaaaggaTACTATGAACTTTGAAAAAAAGTTAGAAAATATGAGAAAGATAAATGAAGAGTTGaaacaaattataatttataaggaaataaaaataagttattttatcaacatattaaatattattgatGAAGCAATATtagatgataataatgttaAAAATGGCAggaataaaataaaaaaggataataaacaaaaaatggaattagatcctataaaaaatatgaacaagaaaattataattaaatcgattgttcataaaataaaagatattaatcaaaaaataaaaacgCATAATCAGGTGATGAATACAATTGAAAATCGGGGAAATCATAATGTGAACAAAAATcaagaaatattaaaaaacagtgataatttaataaaagatattaaCAAAAGAAATCAGAGtgaattatttaataattattttgattCAACGAGTTTTAGTCTTACTgaaaaggaatatatattaggTAATGAGAATAAAGAATTAAAgacttttttttctaatgTAGAATTGGATAAGGATCAAGAATTTGATTTATCTAAATCGGAAACCAGAAAGGAAATACAAGTAAAGGAAAATATAGAGGAACTATCAAATAAAGgataa
- a CDS encoding putative dynein light chain, with protein sequence MSSQNFSQNLKKHMQSLLIRKSDMPYYSQNNIVDIITGVLDKYTDANTNNINVENAIKNIKEILDKTFGSGWICLIGESFSFNISAKENSFLFCFYQGYLAIVVYKC encoded by the exons atgagtTCGCAAAATTTCTCTCAAAATTTGAAGAAGCATATGCAGAGTCTCCTAATCAGA AAGTCTGATATGCCATATTATAGTCAAAACAATATTGTGGACATAATAACAGGAGTATTAGATAAGTACACTGACGCAAACactaataatattaacGTTGAA aatgctataaagaatataaaagaaattcTAGATAAAACTTTTGGATCTGGTTGGATATGCTTAATAGGAGAGTCTTTTTCTTTCAATATATCAGCAAAA GAAAATTCCTTcttattttgtttttatcAAGGATATTTAGCTATAGTTGTTTATAAATGTTga
- a CDS encoding aspartate aminotransferase produces MDNLLSSLENIEVDNILKTAREFKEDRCERKINLSIGVCCNDDGSLHIFDSVLDADKLVTENYKEKPYLLGNGTDDFSRLTQNLIFGDKSKYMKDKKICTIQCIGGTGAIFVLLEFLKILNVKTVYVTNPPYINHVNMIESRGFNLKYINFFDYNLIDINYDLFLNDLRNIPNGSSIILQISCCNPCSVNIEEKYFDEIIQIVLNKKHVIIFDIAYQGFGHTNLEEDVLLIRKFEEKNISFSVCQSFSKNMSLYGERAGALHVVCKNDEEKNIVFNNLCFIVRKFYSSPVIHTNRILCQLLENQNLKLNWIKELSQLSQSITNNRILFFNKLETYQKKYNLNYDWNVYKKQRGLFSFVPLLAKISEHLKTHHIYIINNGRINVSGITKNNMDYIADKICLSLSQI; encoded by the coding sequence ATGGATAATTTATTAAGCAGCTTAGAAAATATCGAAGTTGACAATATCTTAAAAACTGCAAGAGAGTTTAAAGAAGATAGGTGCgaaagaaaaataaatttatcTATTGGAGTGTGTTGTAATGATGATGGATCTTTACATATATTTGATAGTGTATTAGATGCAGATAAATTAGTAAcagaaaattataaagaGAAACCATATCTGTTAGGAAACGGTACAGATGATTTTTCAAGGTTAACacaaaatttaatatttggTGATAAGtcaaaatatatgaaagataaaaaaatatgtacaATTCAATGTATAGGAGGTACTGGTGCcatatttgttttattagagtttttaaaaattttaaatgtCAAAACTGTTTATGTTACTAATCCACCTTATATTAATCATGTTAATATGATAGAATCAAGAGgatttaatttaaaatatataaatttttttgattataATTTGATAGATATAAATTATGATTTGTTTCTAAATGATCTTAGAAATATACCTAATGGATCATCaattatattacaaatatcATGTTGTAATCCATGTAGTGTTAATattgaagaaaaatattttgatgAAATCATACAAATCGTTTTAAACAAGAAACATGTTATTATCTTTGATATAGCTTATCAAGGATTTGGTCATACAAATTTAGAAGAAGATGTTTTACTTATTAGAAAGtttgaagaaaaaaatatctcTTTTTCTGTATGCCAATCcttttcaaaaaatatgtCTCTTTATGGAGAAAGAGCAGGGGCTCTTCATGTTGTTTGtaaaaatgatgaagaaaaaaatatcgtttttaataatttatgttttatagTACGTAAATTTTATTCTTCTCCTGTTATTCATACAAATCGTATTCTATGCCAACTTTTAGAAAAtcaaaatttaaaattaaattgGATTAAAGAACTCAGTCAATTATCACAAAGTATTACGAATAATAGAATCTTATTCTTTAATAAATTAGAAACctatcaaaaaaaatataatctAAATTATGATTGGaatgtttataaaaaacaaagaGGACTTTTTTCCTTTGTTCCTCTACTAGCCAAAATTTCTGAACATTTAAAAACACAtcacatttatataattaataatgGTAGAATAAATGTCTCCGGAATAACcaaaaataatatggaCTATATAGCTGACAAAATTTGTCTCTCGCTAAGTCAAATATGA
- a CDS encoding hypothetical protein (conserved Plasmodium protein, unknown function) yields the protein MPKHTIYIWLVFVFLFLELAKCGIPGLHKWVISNFPSCVKIVDRNKLVDWHCIEKLKKKKEKYKKNHDNKDGDNNYGDNKDGDNKDGDNKDGDNKDGDNKYGDNNYGDNMNNTYNKYNIRDDKDKSFCKEEKIFEVDNLLFDLNQLLHKANVKFINYDNYFLKLTRLIKNVLKKFEPKKNVVFAIDGICPFSKLKLQIKRRAKSKLKNKENHLVNDITCGSIFINKISKFLVNFLKHLLSFEKYENVRFFISTDQEVGEGELKLMNWIVNYVSNEKKNKNIQIKTDKQIREDTKIGNVIEIKKDNIMKHADSKQETFNEIKNDNFKYEGNKKFMSNNKMNNSTNYETLNVEEESFVIVGADADLLLQCLSLKNVHNIFIYTYQMFDVEINDNNMKKENYLIENKVMKDDHSFNGDRNEVCKMDMNYIKYEDDITCDNIKNITYENNENNNINININNNNNNNNNVCRMGDEKHIEKIPLKTQPIDGHNVKKKKIKVLYNLKTFINLFLKKYPNWFHKIKADLLILFILKGNDYLPKIKEGNFGIFFEAYFKMLENKKNMINCKEREYIYNNNNNSNTYEGLLNSNTYKINKKEFLLFLNEIQKIVNFTNIYNNNNNNNNIHYYDSNSKSFIQYDNKFYMKQYNTYSPLLLLNELTSKKILDKDTFTINASKNENDMFECNLIYFKNNKKYIYSSQSKKKKNAMHLSSYDFLNEHFPHLMKYIDKDYFEKNIKQSDNNIEILNNNECNINKIEHIQNVENNNNSKCHDVNNLKKKKNLKCYDENYNNIDMENYIKNFYLQHCQDEKIYKEEMDIVENYIEGIHWLVEMYNKTYCINFNFFYKYMISPSLLSLYYYLSTNREDTYNNIKSMDHYNNYKNKYMDIIQKINLNIFKSNLEYYDFINFCVDKYNNLKMNIKKMSTCGNKDTSYNDEEKIEHTDDMKYEKRFSYFKNIYNILFSNNLIIIKDSIKKLNDVLKSQVYNKRIINYYWNVYTKKRLKKFYKIIFFKAGKMFVSKFSLFNLNFEQLKKKQDNQNYSNDTNYEQRHQKLQQNEEDNPYNKMVIRNNFLHSIFNNNKSIKTNRKFTTNSFTPSDDKSKVIKGCFKRKSIRWKYQ from the coding sequence ATGCCCAAACACACAATTTATATTTGGCTAGTTTTCGTGTTTCTGTTTTTGGAGCTAGCCAAATGTGGGATTCCAGGTTTACACAAATGGGTTATAAGTAATTTCCCTAGTTGTGTAAAAATTGTGGATAGGAATAAATTAGTTGATTGGCATTGCatagaaaaattaaaaaaaaaaaaagaaaaatataaaaaaaatcatgataataaagatggtgataataattatggTGATAATAAAGATGGTGACAATAAAGATGGTGACAATAAAGATGGTGACAATAAAGATggtgataataaatatggtgataataattatggtgacaatatgaataatacatataataaatataatatacgTGATGATAAAGATAAATCGTTTTGTaaggaagaaaaaatatttgaagTGGATAATTTATTGTTTGATCTTAATCAATTACTTCATAAAGCTAATGTgaaatttattaattatgataattattttttaaaactCACAAgattaattaaaaatgttttaaaaaaattcGAGCCCAAGAAAAATGTGGTATTTGCTATTGATGGTATTTGTCCATTTTCTAAATTAAAACTACAAATTAAAAGAAGAGCCAAAAgtaaattaaaaaataaagaaaatcATCTTGTGAATGATATAACATGTGGtagtatatttattaataaaatcTCAAAGTTTcttgtaaattttttaaagcATTTATTATCgtttgaaaaatatgaaaatgtgaggttttttatttcaacTGATCAGGAAGTAGGAGAAGGAGAACTGAAGCTTATGAATTGGATAGTCAATTATGTAAGcaatgaaaaaaaaaataaaaatatacaaataaagACAGATAAACAGATAAGAGAAGATACAAAAATAGGAAATGTGATagaaattaaaaaggataatattatgaaacATGCTGATTCGAAACAGGAAACGTTTAATGagataaaaaatgataattttaaatatgaaggaaataaaaaatttatgtcaaataataaaatgaataattcAACTAATTATGAAACATTAAATGTGGAAGAAGAATCTTTTGTTATAGTTGGTGCAGATGCggatttattattacaatgtttgtctttaaaaaatgttcataatatatttatatacacatatCAAATGTTTGATGTAGAAATAAATGACAATAATATGAAGAAGGAAAATTATcttatagaaaataaagtGATGAAGGATGATCATAGTTTTAATGGAGATAGAAATGAAGTATGTAAAATGgatatgaattatataaaatatgagGATGATATTACTtgtgataatataaaaaatattacatatgaaaataatgaaaataataatataaatataaatataaataataataataataataataataatgtttGTCGAATGGGTGATGAAAAACATATTGAAAAAATCCCATTAAAGACACAACCCATTGATGGGCATAATgttaaaaagaaaaagattAAAGTTTTATACAACTTAAAAacatttattaatttatttttaaagaaatatcCTAATTGGtttcataaaattaaaGCAGATTTATTAATTCTGTTCATATTAAAAGGTAATGATTATCTTccaaaaattaaagaagGAAATTTTGGTATCTTCTTTGAAGcatattttaaaatgttAGAGAATAAAAAGAACATGATTAATTGTAAAGAAAgagaatatatatataataataataataatagtaatacTTATGAAGGTTTATTAAATAGTAATActtacaaaataaataaaaaagaatttttattattcctaaatgaaatacaaaaaattgtaaactttacaaatatatataataataataataataataataatatacattattatgACTCTAATAGTAAATCTTTTATAcaatatgataataaattttatatgaagcaatataatacatattcacctttattgttattaaatgaattaactagtaaaaaaatattagaTAAAGATACATTTACAATAAATGCTAGTAAGaatgaaaatgatatgTTTGAATgtaatttaatttattttaaaaataataaaaaatatatttattcatcccaatccaaaaaaaaaaaaaatgcCATGCATTTATCATCTtatgattttttaaatgaacATTTCCCACATcttatgaaatatatagataagGACTActttgaaaaaaatattaaacaaTCTGATAACAATATagaaattttaaataataacgaatgtaatataaacaaaatagaacatattcaaaatgttgaaaataataataatagtaagTGTCATGATGtgaataatttaaaaaagaaaaaaaacttaaaatgttatgatgaaaattataataatatagatatggagaattatataaagaatttttatttacaacATTGTCaagatgaaaaaatatataaagaagaaatgGATATTGttgaaaattatatagaGGGGATTCATTGGCTAGTTGaaatgtataataaaacatattgcataaattttaattttttttataagtatATGATAAGTCCATCTTTATTAagtttatattattatttatcaACAAATAGAGAGGAtacttataataatataaaaagtatggatcattataataattataaaaataaatatatggatattattcaaaaaataaatttaaatatattcaaaagTAATCTGGAGTATTATGATTTTATTAACTTTTGTgtagataaatataacaatttaaaaatgaatataaaaaaaatgagtACATGTGGAAATAAGGATACTTCAtataatgatgaagaaaaaatagaaCATACTGACGATATgaaatatgaaaaaagatttagttattttaaaaatatatataatattttattttctaataatttaattattataaaagatagtataaaaaaattaaatgatgttttaaaaagtcaagtatataataaaagaataattaattattattggaatgtatatacaaaaaagagattaaaaaaattttataaaatcatttttttcaaagCAGGAAAGATGTTTGTATCcaaattttctttattcaatttaaattttgaacaattaaaaaagaaacaagACAATCAAAATTATTCAAATGATACAAATTATGAACAACGTCATCAAAAGTTACAAcaaaatgaagaagataatccatataataaaatggTCATTCGAAATAATTTCTTACATtctatatttaataataataaatctaTTAAAACAAATAGAAAATTTACAACTAATTCGTTTACACCATCAGATGATAAAAGTAAGGTTATCAAAGGATGTTTTAAGAGGAAATCGATTAGATGGAAATATCAATAA